A window of the Rhinoraja longicauda isolate Sanriku21f chromosome 42, sRhiLon1.1, whole genome shotgun sequence genome harbors these coding sequences:
- the avil gene encoding advillin, with protein sequence MATPRTARTAGSITFDVGLQLPASISVSVSSFCYPLIPACSRVLTCELQQIIEEKLLICRIRSIMSLETVFKVITDTHGILIWRIEKLELVPVPQKVHGNFFNGDCYILLATQNAASGFKRDIHYWIGLESSQDEQGAAAISTMQLDDYLDGSPVQHREVQGHESETFKGYFKSGIIYKKGGVASGMKHIETNIYDVERLLRVKGKKNVAATEVEMSWESFSLGDVFLLDVGKVIIQWNGPESNRMERLKGMQLAKDIRDRERGGRAGIGVIEGDQEPNSPELMKVLAKFLGERTKKINPSTLDEKADQQQKANLSLYHVSDADGQMKVTEVATRPLVQDMLDHNDCFILDQGGTKIYVWKGKRATKMEKRAGMSGALEFIKLKGYPNTTNIEIVNDGAESAMFKQLFKKWTVKGQTVGLGKTYTVGNVAKISQQKFDATRMHAIPGMAAQGRMVDDGTGKTEVWRIENLNLVPVDPKTYGFFYGGDCYLILYTYLVNRKEHFILYIWQGRHATTDELTASAYQAVQIDQRFGNKPVQVRVTMGKEPRHFMTIFKGKLIIFAGGTSRKSGQQEEPPIRLFQIHSFDKSSSKALEVLPYASSLNSNDVFLLTTKTICYLWFGKGSSGDEREMAKELAAVISNGNEATVAEGQEPLEFWEALGGKAPYANDKRLQEENVDYQSRLFECSNKTGRFIAEEITNFTQEDLSEDDVMLLDTWDQIFLWIGKSANETEREQSLTTAQEYLKTHPSGRDMDTPIFIIKQGFEPPTFTGWFVGWDISKWSGGKTYEQLKKELGDTAAIVQITTDLAEVDLDCAATHKHYPPEALINKQRHELPEGVDPTSKENSLTDQDFKLVFSLSREMFAAMPSWKQINLKKSKGMF encoded by the exons ATGGCAACGCCCAGAACAGCAAGAACTGCTGGATCAATTACATTTGATGTTGGATTGCAGCTGCCTGCAAGTATATCTGTGTCTGTCTCTTCCTTCTGCTATCCTCTCATTCCAGCCTGCAGCCGAGTTTTGACCTGTGAACTACAGCAAATCATTGAG GAAAAACTGTTGATTTGCAGAATCCGATCCATCATGTCATTGGAAACTGTTTTCAAAGTTATCACTGACACTCATGGAATCCTGATCTGGAGAATTGAG AAACTGGAATTGGTGCCTGTCCCTCAGAAGGTTCATGGCAACTTTTTTAATGGTGATTGTTACATCCTTCTGGCG ACCCAGAATGCTGCCAGTGGTTTCAAGCGTGACATCCATTACTGGATTGGGTTGGAGTCATCGCAGGATGAGCAAGGCGCAGCTGCAATCAGCACCATGCAGTTGGACGACTACCTCGATGGAAGTCCAGTGCAGCATCGAGAAGTGCAGGGGCATGAGTCTGAGACCTTCAAGGGTTACTTCAAAAGTGGTATAAT CTACAAGAAAGGAGGAGTAGCCTCTGGGATGAAACACATAGAAACCAACATTTACGATGTGGAGCGTCTCCTCCGTGTGAAAGGAAAAAAGAATGTCGCAGCCACTGAG GTTGAAATGAGTTGGGAGAGTTTCAGCTTGGGTGATGTATTTCTTTTGGATGTCGGCAAAGTCATCATTCAGTGGAATGGGCCAGAGAGTAACAGAATGGAACGGTTGAAG GGCATGCAACTCGCGAAGGATATTCGAGATCGGGAGCGAGGTGGGCGTGCAGGCATCGGAGTAATTGAAGGTGACCAGGAACCGAATTCCCCTGAGCTGATGAAGGTTTTGGCAAAGTTTCTTGGGGAAAGGACCAAGAAAATTAACCCATCAACACTTGATGAGAAAGCAGATCAGCAGCAGAAGGCCAACCTTAGCCTCTACCA TGTTTCAGATGCTGATGGACAAATGAAGGTCACAGAAGTTGCCACAAGGCCTCTCGTCCAGGACATGCTAGATCACAAT GATTGCTTCATTCTAGACCAAGGTGGAACCAAGATTTATGtctggaaagggaaacgagcTACAAAGATGGAAAAACGGGCTGGAATGTCTGGAGCCCTG GAGTTTATAAAGTTGAAGGGCTACCCAAACACGACTAACATCGAGATCGTCAATGACGGAGCAGAGTCGGCCATGTTCAAACAGCTCTTCAAGAAATGGACTGTGAAGGGCCAGACAGTGGGTTTAGGGAAGACATACACAGTCGGTAATGTTG CCAAGATTAGCCAACAGAAATTTGATGCTACCCGAATgcatgccattccagggatggcaGCTCAAGGGAGGATGGTTGATGATGGTACAGGGAAAACTGAG GTTTGGAGAATAGAGAATCTTAACCTGGTTCCCGTGGACCCAAAAACATACGGATTTTTCTACGGCGGCGACTGCTATCTGATCTTGTACACTTATCTAGTGAATAGGAAGGAGCATTTTATCCTCTACATTTGGCAG GGTCGTCATGCTACAACAGATGAATTGACTGCCTCAGCATATCAGGCGGTCCAGATTGACCAGAGGTTCGGTAATAAACCAGTGCAGGTTCGGGTCACCATGGGGAAGGAGCCACGGCACTTCATGACCATCTTCAAGGGCAAACTGATCATCTTTGCA GGGGGCACTTCGAGGAAGAGCGGCCAACAAGAAGAGCCGCCCATCAGACTCTTTCAGATCCACAGCTTCGATAAGTCTAGCAGCAAAGCATTGGAGGTCCTGCCCTACGCTTCATCCCTCAACTCAAATGATGTTTTTCTTCTAACTACCAAAACAATTTGCTACCTGTGGTTTGGGAAG GGCTCCAGTGGGGACGAACGTGAAATGGCAAAGGAATTAGCTGCCGTTATTTCCAATGGAAACGAGGCCACTGTTGCTGAGGGCCAAGAACCATTGGAATTTTGGGAAGCACTTGGTGGAAAGGCACCTTATGCAAATGACAAACG ACTACAAGAGGAAAATGTGGATTATCAATCCCGCCTGTTTGAATGTTCCAACAAAACGGGGAGATTCATCGCAGAAGAGATCACAAATTTCACTCAGGAAGACCTGAGTGAAGATGATGTCATGCTCTTGGATACATGGGATCAG ATTTTCCTGTGGATCGGCAAAAGTGCAAATGAAACGGAAAGGGAGCAATCGTTGACAACCGCACAGGAGTACCTGAAGACGCACCCGAGCGGCCGGGACATGGACACCCCTATATTCATCATCAAGCAGGGCTTTGAACCACCAACGTTCACTGGCTGGTTTGTGGGATGGGACATCAGCAAATGGAGT GGTGGTAAAACCTATGAACAATTGAAAAAAGAGCTTGGAGACACTGCAGCAATTGTCCAGATCACAACT GATTTAGCTGAGGTGGATTTAGACTGTGCAGCTACCCACAAGCACTACCCACCAGAGGCACTGATTAACAAACAAAG